From the genome of Dehalococcoidia bacterium, one region includes:
- a CDS encoding SAM-dependent methyltransferase: MIHKPQYSLVETEIREIIKQNGPISFAHFMELALYHPQCGYYINKAGFGPNGDFFTAPMTHPIFGSLIANQAMLMWLQLGKVSPINVIELGAGNGQLGIDFERHSERIDNQFCNALHYTANDLSPKPSDFLRDWIQGEISFTFENPSIIIANELLDAMPAHRVVMHNGELKEIFIGLNEAGDFQEYFLGLTTSEIKDRFDTFGIELAEGHKTEMNLGMTKWFKYIYDMIPSGYLLLIDYGYEAHEYYNEFRMQGTLRCYYAHTLNMNPYIHVGKQDISIHVDFSTLRNIAHHTGFKLVKEKSQSQFLKDLGFEQYRDSIVRDRDLSLQVKNTNLRLLDLLIDDRGMGAFKVFIFAKNAPEPSGILAQKKDSDSPSILATTRHMP; encoded by the coding sequence ATGATTCATAAACCGCAATACTCCCTCGTAGAAACTGAAATAAGGGAAATCATTAAACAGAACGGCCCTATATCGTTTGCCCATTTTATGGAACTCGCTCTATATCACCCGCAATGTGGTTATTACATAAATAAAGCAGGCTTTGGCCCCAATGGGGATTTCTTTACCGCTCCAATGACTCATCCAATATTTGGTTCACTAATTGCTAACCAAGCGATGCTGATGTGGTTGCAATTAGGTAAAGTATCTCCGATTAATGTAATTGAGTTGGGGGCAGGGAATGGTCAGCTTGGCATTGATTTCGAGAGGCATTCTGAGCGTATAGATAATCAATTTTGCAATGCGCTTCATTACACTGCAAATGACCTGTCCCCGAAGCCCTCAGACTTTTTAAGAGATTGGATTCAAGGTGAAATTTCTTTTACATTTGAAAACCCCTCAATAATTATTGCTAACGAATTGCTTGATGCTATGCCAGCGCATCGAGTAGTTATGCATAATGGTGAACTGAAAGAAATTTTTATCGGTTTAAATGAAGCAGGAGATTTTCAAGAATACTTCTTAGGACTTACAACAAGTGAAATAAAAGATCGCTTTGATACGTTTGGAATTGAACTCGCTGAAGGTCATAAAACTGAGATGAACCTAGGGATGACAAAATGGTTCAAATATATTTATGACATGATTCCTTCTGGCTATTTACTGCTCATTGATTACGGGTACGAAGCCCACGAGTATTACAACGAATTTCGAATGCAAGGCACACTTAGGTGCTACTACGCTCACACTCTAAATATGAATCCATACATACATGTGGGTAAGCAAGACATAAGCATTCATGTAGATTTTAGTACGTTGCGAAACATTGCTCATCATACAGGCTTCAAATTAGTAAAAGAGAAAAGCCAATCACAATTCTTAAAAGATTTAGGGTTCGAGCAGTATAGAGATTCGATCGTACGTGACAGAGATTTATCACTACAGGTTAAGAATACTAATTTACGTTTATTAGATCTATTAATAGATGATCGTGGAATGGGTGCGTTTAAGGTTTTTATATTTGCAAAAAATGCCCCTGAGCCTTCAGGTATCCTCGCGCAAAAGAAAGATAGCGATAGTCCTTCAATATTAGCCACAACTCGACATATGCCATAA
- the gcvPB gene encoding aminomethyl-transferring glycine dehydrogenase subunit GcvPB, protein MDEAPILHENALNRRRLLMERSRPGRTGVALPDSDVPPQLNPEASMLRQDLDLPEVTEGEVVRYFTHLSQLNFSIDTHFYPLGSCTMKYNPRLNETIAANPGFSMSHPAQPAHQIQGALEVIHTLQSFLSKVSGLPGVSLSPLAGAQGELSGVLTLRAALNDRGQGHRKKMLIPDTAHGTNPASAAMAGFDVISIGSGPDGNIDLDSIRAEANSDLAGVMFTQPTTLGLFDKKAIEMCEIVHQAGGLVYGDGANMNALLGRVKLGHLGFDVVHMNLHKTFSTPHGGGGPGAGPICVTEELSKFLPGPIATTNELTKLYELTMPEKTIGRSGAFQGNFGVLVRAFTYISLLGNQGMLDISGNAVLNANYLLAKLRDLYELPYDRKVMHEVVFSAKKRLGASALDISKRLLDYGFHAPTMYFPLVVAEALMIEPTETESKETLDAFIEVLHQIDLEAAQDSSFLHEAPYNTPLSRLNEAKAARNPELRWNKAN, encoded by the coding sequence ATGGATGAAGCACCTATATTGCATGAAAATGCACTCAATAGAAGAAGGCTCTTAATGGAACGCAGCCGGCCGGGGCGCACGGGAGTGGCGCTTCCAGATTCGGATGTTCCTCCTCAATTGAATCCTGAAGCCTCAATGCTTAGACAAGATTTAGATCTTCCTGAAGTCACTGAAGGTGAAGTGGTTAGGTATTTCACGCATCTAAGCCAATTAAATTTCTCAATAGATACCCATTTTTATCCTTTGGGTAGCTGTACCATGAAATACAATCCAAGGCTTAATGAAACGATTGCAGCGAACCCAGGGTTTTCCATGTCGCACCCAGCCCAACCTGCACATCAAATACAAGGTGCGCTTGAGGTCATACACACGTTACAAAGTTTTCTGTCCAAGGTAAGTGGGCTACCAGGTGTGAGTCTCTCTCCACTTGCGGGCGCACAAGGTGAACTCTCCGGAGTTTTGACTCTTCGTGCAGCTTTAAACGATAGAGGACAAGGGCATCGTAAGAAAATGCTGATTCCTGATACCGCTCATGGTACCAATCCCGCATCTGCTGCTATGGCAGGGTTTGATGTGATTTCTATCGGCTCAGGCCCAGACGGAAACATTGACCTTGACAGTATTCGAGCAGAAGCGAATTCAGATCTTGCAGGAGTGATGTTTACCCAGCCAACTACACTTGGGCTTTTTGATAAAAAAGCAATAGAGATGTGTGAAATCGTGCATCAAGCTGGAGGTTTAGTTTATGGAGACGGCGCAAATATGAATGCCCTCCTCGGCCGAGTAAAACTAGGTCACCTTGGCTTCGATGTAGTGCATATGAATCTCCATAAAACTTTTTCAACTCCCCATGGTGGTGGTGGCCCTGGAGCAGGGCCAATATGTGTAACCGAAGAGTTATCTAAGTTTCTACCTGGTCCTATAGCTACAACCAACGAACTAACCAAACTCTATGAATTAACAATGCCAGAAAAAACAATTGGTCGTTCAGGAGCATTTCAAGGGAATTTTGGGGTCTTAGTCAGAGCCTTTACATATATTAGTCTATTAGGTAACCAAGGAATGCTAGATATTAGTGGCAATGCTGTACTAAATGCCAATTATCTTCTAGCAAAATTACGAGACCTTTATGAGCTGCCATACGATCGCAAGGTGATGCACGAAGTCGTTTTCTCCGCTAAAAAAAGATTGGGGGCAAGTGCGTTAGATATTTCTAAAAGGCTGCTTGATTATGGGTTTCATGCTCCAACTATGTATTTCCCTTTAGTTGTTGCAGAAGCGCTGATGATTGAACCTACCGAAACCGAATCTAAAGAAACGCTGGACGCTTTTATAGAAGTTTTGCACCAAATAGATCTAGAGGCTGCGCAGGATTCATCGTTCTTACATGAAGCTCCTTACAATACTCCCTTATCGCGCCTGAACGAAGCGAAGGCCGCTAGAAACCCTGAGTTACGATGGAATAAGGCTAATTAA
- a CDS encoding redoxin domain-containing protein, translating into MLTSHEREEISISQYRGKWVVLHTFPFAFTGGUTSQTSSFNRALNAFEEKNTQLLGLSIDTRPALSNWANSLGGIRHPLLSDFWPHGKVLDSLGILNHESGNARRALLIIDPEGIVRHVELHQGTLPNPDDTLATLNTLQS; encoded by the coding sequence ATGCTCACCAGTCATGAGCGTGAAGAAATCTCAATAAGCCAGTATCGCGGGAAATGGGTTGTGTTGCACACCTTTCCCTTTGCGTTTACAGGCGGGTGAACAAGTCAAACATCCTCCTTCAACCGGGCGTTGAATGCATTTGAAGAAAAAAACACGCAGCTTCTCGGCTTAAGCATCGATACTCGTCCTGCACTAAGTAACTGGGCTAACTCACTGGGTGGTATTCGACACCCGCTTTTATCCGACTTCTGGCCACACGGAAAGGTTCTTGATTCTCTTGGAATTTTGAATCATGAGTCGGGGAATGCGCGAAGAGCCTTACTAATCATTGATCCTGAAGGGATTGTGAGGCATGTTGAGCTACATCAAGGAACGCTTCCAAACCCCGACGATACTTTAGCGACGTTAAATACCTTGCAAAGTTAA